The Limnochorda sp. LNt genome includes a region encoding these proteins:
- the rimM gene encoding ribosome maturation factor RimM (Essential for efficient processing of 16S rRNA), which yields MTVGSASPQRVAVAQVLAPHGVRGEVRVAVLSDDPGRLGSVRTCWLRLGDQVRPAAIVSARPGPRGSVIVAFEGVTDRDQAERLRGAWVEIPGEQVRPLPEGHFYLFQLMGLEVWTQDGRCLGRISGVLRSRAHDLWEVTPPAGGEPVLIPAVRAFVERVEPEAGRVLVRLPEGLVP from the coding sequence GTGACCGTGGGCTCGGCGAGCCCCCAGCGGGTGGCGGTGGCGCAGGTGCTGGCCCCGCACGGCGTGCGGGGCGAGGTCCGGGTCGCGGTGCTCAGCGACGACCCCGGCCGCCTCGGCTCCGTCCGCACGTGCTGGCTGCGGCTCGGCGACCAGGTGCGCCCCGCCGCGATCGTCTCGGCCCGGCCCGGGCCCAGGGGCAGCGTCATCGTCGCCTTCGAGGGCGTGACGGATCGCGACCAGGCCGAGCGCTTGCGCGGCGCGTGGGTGGAGATCCCGGGGGAGCAGGTACGACCCCTGCCCGAGGGGCACTTCTACCTCTTCCAGCTGATGGGGTTGGAGGTCTGGACGCAGGATGGCCGGTGCCTGGGGCGCATCAGCGGCGTCTTGCGCAGCCGGGCCCACGACCTCTGGGAGGTGACGCCGCCGGCGGGAGGCGAGCCGGTCCTCATCCCGGCGGTGCGAGCCTTCGTGGAGAGGGTCGAGCCCGAGGCCGGGCGAGTCCTCGTGCGCCTGCCGGAGGGTCTGGTGCCGTAG
- a CDS encoding KH domain-containing protein: MKELVEYIARALVDHPDQVQVRQVEGERSIILELKVAPEDMGKVIGKQGRIAQAIRTVAKAAALKEGKTVHVEILD, translated from the coding sequence GTGAAGGAGCTCGTCGAATACATCGCACGCGCGCTGGTGGATCACCCGGACCAGGTCCAGGTGCGTCAGGTCGAGGGCGAGCGTTCCATCATCCTGGAACTCAAGGTCGCCCCCGAGGACATGGGCAAGGTCATCGGCAAGCAGGGGCGCATCGCCCAGGCCATCCGCACCGTCGCGAAGGCGGCCGCCCTCAAGGAGGGCAAGACCGTGCACGTGGAGATCCTGGACTGA